Proteins encoded within one genomic window of Borrelia parkeri:
- a CDS encoding NAD(P)/FAD-dependent oxidoreductase: protein MEYEFAIIGGGIAGSTLTYEILQRKKSVILFDNGAEKATTVAGGLINPIMGRKMNIAWREPEIFTFAIQYYKEMEKNINCDFLKENLIFRPFTTKTQKDELISKIKNNENIKDFITEIKNGKVHDFSNDNDGGILIKGAIMNTNLYIQTLKKYFIKYNAYIEAEINEDEIKINDKSFIINEFKFKKLILTRGYKEKNARLFSYLPFKLAKGEILIIEIQGLNLKEIYNRHVSLIPLQDNKFYLGGTYEWQTLDTSTNEWAKKELLNKLKKITNLNYKVIQHKAHIRPSTLDREPFLGEHPKYKNIFILNGFGTRGISMSAYLSKKILDYIENKSNIPTYYDIKRYENLYNFLK from the coding sequence ATGGAATATGAATTTGCAATCATTGGTGGTGGCATTGCTGGGAGTACTTTAACTTATGAAATACTTCAAAGAAAAAAAAGTGTGATTCTATTTGACAATGGAGCTGAGAAAGCAACAACCGTAGCAGGAGGGCTTATCAACCCTATTATGGGAAGAAAAATGAACATTGCTTGGAGAGAACCTGAAATTTTCACATTTGCAATTCAATACTACAAAGAAATGGAAAAAAATATTAACTGTGATTTCTTAAAAGAAAATCTTATTTTTAGACCATTTACCACAAAAACACAAAAAGATGAACTGATTTCAAAAATCAAAAATAATGAAAATATAAAAGACTTCATCACGGAAATAAAAAATGGAAAAGTACACGATTTTTCCAATGACAATGATGGAGGCATACTAATAAAGGGTGCAATAATGAACACAAATTTATATATACAAACCCTTAAAAAGTACTTTATAAAGTATAACGCATACATAGAAGCAGAAATTAATGAAGATGAAATTAAAATAAATGACAAATCTTTTATAATTAATGAATTTAAATTCAAAAAATTAATATTGACAAGAGGATACAAAGAAAAAAATGCAAGGCTTTTTTCATATCTTCCATTCAAACTAGCAAAAGGAGAAATACTGATAATAGAAATACAAGGATTAAATCTTAAAGAAATTTATAATAGACATGTATCCTTAATACCTTTACAAGATAACAAGTTCTACCTTGGCGGAACTTACGAATGGCAAACGTTAGATACAAGCACAAATGAATGGGCAAAAAAAGAATTATTAAACAAGCTTAAAAAGATTACAAACCTAAATTACAAAGTAATACAACACAAAGCGCACATTAGACCCTCTACACTTGACCGAGAACCCTTTCTTGGTGAACATCCAAAATACAAAAACATATTTATATTAAATGGATTTGGAACAAGAGGAATATCAATGTCAGCATATTTATCCAAAAAGATTTTAGATTATATTGAAAATAAGTCTAATATTCCAACTTATTATGATATTAAAAGATATGAAAATTTATATAATTTCTTAAAATAG
- a CDS encoding ABC transporter ATP-binding protein, with translation MINVKNITKTYGSFTALFNVSFKVNEGEVLGILGPNGAGKSTLIKILTSFHYPNKGNVKIFGKDITENSKEILQNVGYIPEKLALYPELSVKEYLNFISEIKGVKNPKKEIDKAIGIFKLEGVQNKLISALSKGFKQRVGIAGAIINNPKLVILDEPTNGLDPNQIIEFKEFLKELTKSSTILFSSHILSEVESICKRIIIINNGEIIADDTKENIVKNRLKETELDLIIYKDSGTTKEHFSNNDIFTSIKIEEYETEINVSLRLAPDKTEKELFNYVVSKGMIIKAMIPKHESLEKIFSKLTKEKK, from the coding sequence ATGATAAATGTAAAGAATATCACTAAAACATATGGCTCATTTACAGCTCTCTTTAATGTTAGCTTCAAAGTTAACGAAGGAGAGGTTCTTGGAATACTTGGTCCAAATGGAGCAGGAAAATCGACATTAATCAAAATTCTAACATCATTTCATTATCCAAATAAGGGCAATGTAAAAATCTTTGGCAAAGATATTACAGAAAATTCAAAAGAAATATTGCAAAATGTAGGATACATACCTGAAAAACTGGCTCTTTATCCCGAATTATCTGTTAAAGAGTATTTAAATTTTATATCAGAAATTAAAGGTGTTAAAAATCCAAAAAAAGAAATAGATAAGGCAATAGGTATTTTTAAGCTTGAAGGTGTCCAAAATAAACTAATATCTGCACTATCAAAAGGATTTAAGCAAAGAGTAGGCATAGCTGGTGCTATAATCAATAATCCCAAACTTGTAATACTTGATGAACCTACAAATGGGCTTGATCCAAACCAAATTATAGAATTTAAAGAATTTTTAAAAGAACTTACAAAAAGTAGTACAATACTGTTTTCTTCTCACATTTTAAGCGAAGTTGAATCAATTTGTAAAAGAATAATTATTATTAATAATGGAGAAATTATTGCTGATGATACTAAGGAAAATATAGTTAAAAACAGACTTAAAGAAACTGAGCTAGATCTAATTATTTATAAAGATTCTGGAACAACAAAAGAACATTTCAGTAATAATGACATATTTACCTCAATTAAAATAGAAGAGTATGAGACAGAAATAAATGTTTCATTAAGACTTGCACCTGATAAAACTGAAAAAGAACTTTTTAATTATGTTGTAAGTAAAGGAATGATAATAAAAGCAATGATTCCAAAACATGAAAGTTTAGAAAAAATATTTAGTAAACTAACAAAGGAGAAAAAATAA
- a CDS encoding ATP-dependent Clp protease proteolytic subunit, which yields MDFKDMKMQTEIQQSLEFALKSRSIVITGEINKDTSKLFQERILFLEASDCNKPIFVYIDSEGGDIDAGFAIFNMIRFVKPKVFTIGVGLVASAGALIFLAADSKSRFSLPHARYLLHQPLSGFKGVATDIEIYTNELNKVKSELNDIIAKETGQELDKVEKDTDRDFWLGSESAMKYGLVFKIVTTRLELEEFIS from the coding sequence ATGGATTTTAAAGATATGAAGATGCAAACAGAAATACAGCAATCATTGGAGTTTGCATTAAAGAGTAGATCAATAGTTATTACAGGAGAGATTAATAAAGATACTTCTAAGCTATTTCAGGAAAGAATATTATTTTTAGAAGCATCGGACTGCAATAAACCGATATTTGTTTACATTGACTCGGAGGGTGGTGATATTGATGCTGGGTTTGCTATTTTTAACATGATACGTTTTGTAAAGCCTAAGGTTTTTACAATTGGAGTTGGACTTGTGGCAAGTGCTGGTGCTTTAATTTTTTTGGCTGCAGATTCAAAGAGTAGGTTTTCTTTGCCTCATGCGAGATATTTATTACATCAACCTTTAAGTGGTTTTAAAGGAGTTGCTACAGATATTGAAATTTATACAAATGAACTTAATAAAGTTAAGAGTGAACTTAATGATATTATTGCAAAAGAGACGGGACAGGAACTTGATAAGGTTGAAAAAGATACCGATAGAGATTTTTGGTTAGGTAGTGAATCTGCAATGAAATATGGTCTTGTCTTTAAAATTGTTACAACTAGACTTGAGCTTGAAGAATTTATTTCTTAG
- a CDS encoding Gldg family protein, giving the protein MKNKHKEILNLTLNLTIIFLLFCNISIFIFKIDFTKNRAFTISKVTKDLISNANENIYITYYNSASLGNYFAFPEQIKNFLTSFADSSSGKVIYREIDADKLTTPLEQIGISSQQIDLREINQLSILKIYSGIEIIYEGKREVLPIVTEISNLEYDLASSLDKLINNTKKVLGLVFGDAKLKATHKNFIEIMQKAFKTEVKEINPNNEELKDINGLFIIGSKEINGETLRKIDEFIVNNGKVLLTTSKIDYNPQSPYTTTSIKSELFNLIESYGIKYNDNIILDKRAPSLFLGGNFQTYYPWILIDKSNIIDLGNPLLKNFYDAIIPWSNSIDLIEAKDNSDIKYLPLFASSKESWQVNDEEVASIAMHSFNVPKTFNKEDKQKILGYSVEGQIKSFYKDKKSENSKIILLGSSMIFSDYMYNGSPSNFELAGRISDYLMQKEAFFSIKSREVRSKLNFINSSKEMLNAKFSLIIINLIILPIAIIIFGLIRFTKKRRIN; this is encoded by the coding sequence ATGAAAAATAAACATAAAGAGATTCTAAATTTAACTTTAAATCTTACAATAATATTTTTGCTCTTTTGCAACATATCTATTTTTATTTTTAAAATAGATTTTACTAAAAACAGAGCTTTTACAATTTCTAAAGTTACAAAAGATTTGATTTCAAATGCAAATGAAAACATATATATTACTTACTATAATTCTGCAAGTCTCGGAAATTATTTTGCATTTCCAGAACAAATAAAAAACTTTCTAACAAGCTTTGCCGATTCTTCAAGCGGAAAAGTAATTTATAGGGAAATAGATGCAGACAAATTAACCACTCCTTTAGAACAAATTGGAATTTCATCACAACAAATAGATCTAAGAGAAATCAATCAACTTTCAATACTCAAAATATATTCAGGAATTGAAATAATTTATGAAGGCAAACGTGAGGTACTCCCAATAGTAACAGAAATTAGCAACTTAGAATATGATCTTGCAAGCAGCCTGGATAAGCTAATAAATAATACAAAAAAAGTATTAGGACTTGTGTTTGGAGATGCCAAATTAAAAGCAACACACAAAAATTTCATAGAAATAATGCAGAAAGCTTTCAAAACCGAAGTTAAAGAAATAAACCCCAATAATGAAGAATTAAAAGACATAAATGGATTATTTATAATTGGCTCTAAAGAAATAAATGGGGAGACTTTGAGAAAAATTGACGAATTTATTGTCAATAACGGAAAAGTCTTACTTACTACAAGTAAAATTGATTATAATCCTCAAAGCCCATATACCACAACTTCAATCAAATCCGAACTTTTTAATCTAATTGAAAGCTACGGCATCAAATATAATGATAATATTATCCTTGATAAAAGAGCACCAAGTCTTTTTTTAGGGGGCAATTTTCAAACTTACTACCCATGGATCTTGATTGATAAAAGTAATATCATAGATCTCGGTAATCCCTTACTTAAAAATTTCTATGATGCCATAATTCCTTGGAGTAATTCAATAGATCTGATAGAAGCTAAAGACAATAGCGATATAAAATATTTACCCCTATTTGCAAGCTCTAAAGAATCTTGGCAAGTTAATGATGAAGAAGTTGCAAGCATAGCTATGCATTCATTTAACGTTCCAAAAACCTTTAACAAAGAAGATAAGCAAAAAATTCTTGGATATTCGGTTGAAGGACAAATTAAAAGTTTCTATAAAGATAAAAAATCTGAAAATTCAAAAATAATTTTATTAGGCTCAAGCATGATATTTAGTGATTATATGTATAATGGTTCGCCCTCAAACTTTGAACTTGCCGGAAGAATTTCTGATTACTTGATGCAAAAGGAAGCGTTTTTTAGCATTAAATCAAGAGAAGTACGTTCAAAACTAAATTTTATAAATTCATCAAAAGAAATGTTAAATGCAAAATTTTCATTAATAATCATAAATTTAATTATATTGCCTATAGCAATAATAATATTTGGACTTATTAGATTTACCAAAAAAAGAAGAATCAACTAA
- a CDS encoding ABC transporter permease, with translation MKIDLRQSLALSKKELKVLFGTLTAYVVMLFFLIFVNFSFIFLSGFFIKDNASLMSYFSSMPIILMLVLPALSMGVFSEEHKTGSIELLYALPISPQEIVLGKFITLKIFTLILFALTLPLTIMTIFMGEFDLGIIFLQYLGIILYSYSVLSMGVFISSITRSQIVSYILSVFILIIIVFSGKLVMIFGKDNIFGQILNFISITNHFSYFNMGILNLSDFIYFITFSVTFLMLSSYSIRLKKWR, from the coding sequence ATGAAAATAGATCTAAGACAATCCTTAGCTTTGTCAAAAAAAGAATTAAAAGTTTTATTTGGCACACTAACTGCATATGTTGTAATGTTATTTTTCCTAATATTTGTAAATTTTTCTTTTATTTTCTTATCAGGATTTTTTATTAAAGACAATGCATCATTAATGTCTTATTTCTCATCAATGCCTATCATTTTAATGTTAGTGCTTCCAGCTCTTAGTATGGGGGTATTCTCAGAAGAGCATAAAACAGGAAGCATTGAATTACTTTATGCACTACCAATAAGTCCACAAGAGATAGTACTTGGCAAATTTATCACACTTAAGATATTTACATTAATACTTTTTGCTCTCACACTACCACTAACAATAATGACAATTTTTATGGGCGAATTTGACCTTGGTATAATATTTCTTCAATATTTAGGAATAATCCTTTATTCTTACTCAGTGCTTAGCATGGGAGTATTTATATCATCTATTACTAGAAGTCAAATAGTATCTTACATACTAAGTGTGTTTATCTTAATCATAATAGTCTTTTCAGGAAAGTTAGTAATGATATTTGGAAAAGACAATATATTTGGACAAATACTCAACTTTATCTCAATTACTAATCATTTTAGTTACTTTAATATGGGAATATTAAACTTATCAGACTTTATCTATTTTATTACATTTTCAGTTACATTTTTGATGTTAAGTTCATATAGCATAAGATTAAAAAAATGGAGATAA
- a CDS encoding ribonuclease Z yields the protein MNFNINILGTGGTRPLHNRYLTSVLIEYHGESFLFDCGEATQMSLRKQKISWQKIKMICITHLHADHITGLLGIVMLMAQSGNTRKEPLTIIGPTGIKKYLETNIELLRVHKNYDIIYKEIIINKTESILYEDKKKRIEYIKLKHSIDCIGYLFIEKNKPGKFDTQKAESLNIPKGPIRKNLQEGHEVILNEKKILPSDILGEPQKGLKFAYITDTAYFEELSTHIKNFNLVIIESTFKNELKEEAKKKLHLTAKLAAKITKEAKVHQTGLIHFSERYTLNKDLFELLDEAKQEYPNGEIFLTKDGMRLKANKDKFIIK from the coding sequence TTGAACTTTAATATCAATATTCTTGGCACAGGAGGAACAAGACCACTACACAACAGATATTTAACTTCTGTTTTAATAGAATACCATGGTGAAAGCTTTCTCTTTGACTGCGGAGAAGCTACTCAAATGTCTCTTAGAAAACAAAAAATATCATGGCAAAAAATCAAAATGATTTGTATTACACACTTACATGCCGATCACATCACAGGTTTACTTGGAATAGTAATGTTGATGGCACAAAGTGGCAATACAAGGAAAGAACCTTTAACCATCATTGGACCTACTGGCATCAAAAAATATCTAGAAACAAACATAGAACTTTTACGAGTACATAAAAATTATGACATAATATACAAAGAAATAATAATTAATAAAACAGAATCAATTTTATATGAAGATAAAAAGAAAAGAATAGAATATATAAAACTTAAACATTCAATAGACTGTATTGGATATCTATTTATAGAAAAAAATAAGCCTGGAAAATTTGATACCCAAAAGGCAGAAAGTTTAAACATACCAAAAGGACCTATTAGAAAAAACTTACAGGAAGGACATGAGGTAATACTTAATGAAAAAAAAATATTACCTTCTGATATACTAGGAGAGCCGCAAAAAGGCCTAAAATTTGCATATATTACAGACACGGCTTACTTTGAAGAACTAAGCACACATATCAAAAACTTTAATCTAGTAATTATTGAGAGTACATTCAAAAACGAATTAAAAGAGGAGGCTAAAAAAAAATTGCACTTAACAGCAAAATTAGCAGCAAAAATTACAAAAGAAGCAAAGGTACATCAAACAGGACTGATCCATTTTAGTGAAAGATATACACTAAATAAAGATCTATTCGAGTTACTAGACGAAGCAAAACAAGAATATCCAAATGGAGAGATATTTTTAACAAAAGATGGAATGAGACTTAAAGCAAATAAAGATAAATTTATTATAAAATAA
- a CDS encoding DUF4340 domain-containing protein encodes MENKKMLLGMKENIKIVIIIILISTFLLGIIFSNQNQVARLLEEKFFAVDFNQTAKIETELDGIITKSGKGWELQYNDIKLPIDNKKVNSMIQDLEKLQKNQLVSRDPKKHKELGIKEKPDFKFFDDKNNLLTEIFIGNSDEGDSRLSYIKSSDSNVYLTNNIFLPYKGNSYNTFSNTKLFDEQNTKIERLSLKVLNKPKKTEEDTIHNDYNISIQDGLYFFNKEVLRKERLLQMIQEFTTDGLEIDKTKINDYDLQYNIEIQWNNKGVNNIDVYFNKDEKNKDILLKRDNDVYYHITNKWTFFDIFNLEKKIKIKDNDPNEANLKDNNEHHDPHH; translated from the coding sequence ATGGAAAATAAAAAAATGTTGCTAGGAATGAAAGAAAACATAAAAATAGTAATAATTATAATATTAATATCCACATTTTTGTTAGGAATAATATTCTCCAATCAAAATCAAGTTGCAAGGCTTCTAGAAGAAAAATTTTTTGCAGTCGATTTCAATCAAACTGCAAAAATCGAGACAGAACTTGACGGAATAATTACAAAATCGGGAAAAGGTTGGGAACTTCAATATAACGACATAAAACTTCCAATTGATAACAAAAAAGTCAACTCTATGATCCAAGATCTAGAAAAACTTCAAAAAAATCAACTTGTAAGTAGAGATCCAAAAAAACATAAAGAACTAGGAATAAAAGAAAAGCCAGATTTTAAATTCTTCGACGATAAAAATAATTTGCTAACAGAAATATTTATTGGAAATTCAGATGAAGGAGATTCAAGATTATCTTACATAAAAAGCAGTGATTCAAACGTATATTTAACAAACAATATCTTCTTACCTTACAAAGGTAACTCTTACAATACATTCTCAAATACTAAACTTTTTGATGAACAAAACACAAAAATAGAACGTCTATCTCTCAAAGTATTAAATAAGCCAAAAAAAACTGAAGAAGATACAATACACAATGATTATAATATATCTATTCAAGACGGTCTTTACTTCTTCAATAAAGAAGTATTACGCAAAGAAAGGCTCTTACAAATGATCCAAGAATTTACAACAGATGGTCTTGAAATAGATAAAACAAAAATTAACGACTATGATCTCCAATATAATATCGAAATACAATGGAATAACAAAGGTGTCAATAATATTGATGTTTATTTCAATAAAGATGAAAAAAACAAAGACATCCTACTAAAGAGAGATAATGATGTATATTACCATATCACTAACAAGTGGACTTTCTTCGACATATTCAACTTAGAGAAAAAGATAAAAATCAAAGATAATGATCCTAATGAAGCTAATCTAAAAGATAACAACGAGCATCATGATCCCCACCATTAA